One Streptomyces mobaraensis NBRC 13819 = DSM 40847 DNA segment encodes these proteins:
- a CDS encoding YibE/F family protein — protein sequence MTPSNAVPPPRPPSAPHESGHGRGRGRGRRRRKGFRPGADAGAGHGHGHGSHAHGHSHGHGHGPVTPVSHRLRKVIAAVLIPFTAAVLVGLVVLWPGGAPPHSHTGLGLDRHTESGRVVKQEEVACAGGAGGAGSAGGPGDGQAPPQPGAASGGPAPAEGPCLSAVIEVASGPDKGRTFTEIVHPGASRQYTVGQRVVLAYAPKAPENLRYSVMDVDRDLPVGLLAGLFALAVVAIGRLRGVFALVALVISFGVLTLFILPAVLQGSDPLLVAVVGGSAIMLIALYLCHGLNARTSVAVLGTLTSLLVIGVLGSWFIDWARLTGNTDDQTALVHGLFPGIETQGLLLAGIIIGSLGVLDDVTVTQTSAVWELKEADPSASWRKLYGAAMRIGRDHIASVVNTLVMAYAGASLPLLLLFSIADSGVGTVATSEVVAEEIVRTLVGSIGLVLSVPVTTLLAALVVSADRHTEGEGAETGGGGGARSGGGRRRRAKH from the coding sequence ATGACCCCCAGCAACGCCGTTCCCCCGCCCCGGCCGCCCTCCGCGCCGCATGAATCCGGCCATGGTCGAGGGAGGGGGCGGGGGCGGAGACGGCGGAAGGGGTTCCGGCCGGGGGCGGACGCGGGGGCCGGGCACGGGCATGGGCACGGCTCTCACGCGCACGGCCACAGCCATGGCCACGGCCACGGACCCGTCACTCCCGTTTCCCACAGGCTGCGGAAAGTGATCGCGGCGGTGCTGATCCCGTTCACGGCTGCGGTGCTGGTGGGGCTGGTGGTGCTGTGGCCGGGGGGCGCGCCGCCGCACTCGCACACCGGACTCGGGCTCGACCGGCACACGGAGTCGGGGCGGGTGGTGAAGCAGGAGGAAGTGGCGTGCGCCGGGGGCGCGGGAGGCGCGGGCTCCGCCGGGGGGCCGGGGGACGGCCAGGCTCCGCCGCAGCCCGGCGCGGCGTCGGGCGGTCCGGCCCCGGCCGAGGGTCCCTGTCTGTCGGCCGTCATCGAAGTCGCCTCGGGTCCGGACAAGGGCCGTACGTTCACCGAGATCGTGCACCCCGGCGCGTCCCGGCAGTACACGGTGGGGCAGCGGGTCGTCCTCGCCTACGCCCCCAAGGCGCCCGAGAACCTGCGCTATTCGGTGATGGACGTGGACCGCGATCTCCCGGTCGGCCTGCTGGCCGGTCTGTTCGCGCTGGCGGTGGTGGCCATCGGACGGCTGCGCGGCGTCTTCGCACTGGTGGCCCTCGTCATCAGCTTCGGCGTGCTGACGCTGTTCATCCTCCCCGCGGTGCTCCAGGGGTCTGATCCGCTGCTGGTCGCGGTGGTCGGCGGCAGCGCGATCATGCTGATCGCGCTGTACCTGTGCCACGGCCTCAACGCCCGCACCTCGGTGGCGGTCCTGGGGACGCTCACCTCACTGCTGGTCATCGGGGTGCTGGGGTCGTGGTTCATCGACTGGGCGCGGCTGACGGGGAACACCGACGACCAGACCGCGCTCGTCCACGGCCTCTTTCCGGGCATCGAGACCCAGGGCCTGCTGCTGGCGGGGATCATCATCGGCTCGCTGGGCGTCCTCGACGACGTGACGGTCACGCAGACGTCCGCGGTGTGGGAGCTGAAGGAGGCCGATCCCTCGGCGAGTTGGCGCAAATTGTACGGTGCGGCGATGCGCATCGGGCGGGACCATATCGCCTCTGTCGTCAACACGCTCGTGATGGCGTACGCCGGTGCGTCACTGCCGTTGCTCCTGTTGTTCTCGATCGCCGACAGCGGCGTGGGGACGGTGGCCACGAGCGAGGTCGTCGCGGAGGAGATCGTACGGACGCTGGTCGGCAGTATCGGTCTCGTGCTCTCGGTGCCGGTGACGACGCTGCTGGCGGCGCTCGTTGTCAGTGCCGACCGGCACACTGAGGGTGAGGGAGCGGAGACCGGGGGCGGCGGCGGTGCGCGGTCCGGGGGCGGACGACGCCGCCGGGCGAAGCACTAG
- the thiC gene encoding phosphomethylpyrimidine synthase ThiC has translation MTSQDARTSADSSTTRPTAEATGRTGQTGRIGWHKDYVTGSRPDLRVPVRRVHLTNGQDVQLYDTSGPYTDPDVTTDVRRGLPPLRENWIIGRGDTEEYAGRPMRPEDDGIKHTSPRGGLKNLDAVFPGRPRQPRRGRSGTAVTQLAYARRGEITEEMEYVALRENVSPETVREEIAAGRAVLPANVNHPEIEPMIIGKKFLVKVNANIGNSAVTSSIEEEVEKMTWATRWGADTVMDLSTGRNIHTTREWVLRNSPVPIGTVPLYQALEKVDGKAEELSWEIYKDTVIEQAEQGVDYMTVHAGVLLRYVPLTARRKTGIVSRGGSIMAAWCLAHHKESFLYENFEELCEILAAYDVTYSLGDGLRPGSIADANDEAQFAELRTLGELNTIAKRHNVQTMIEGPGHVPMHKIKENIDLQQEICEEAPFYTLGPLTTDVAPAYDHITSGIGAAMIAWWGTAMLCYVTPKEHLGLPDRDDVKTGVITYKIAAHAADLAKGHPGAQEWDDALSDARFEFRWEDQFNLALDPDTARAFHDETLPAEPAKTAHFCSMCGPKFCSMKISRSITERFGGADADGTATPEEVEAGMMQKSKEFAEAGSRVYLPIAD, from the coding sequence ATGACCTCGCAGGACGCACGCACGTCTGCCGACTCGTCCACCACGCGACCGACGGCCGAGGCCACGGGTCGTACCGGACAGACCGGACGGATCGGCTGGCACAAGGACTACGTCACCGGCTCCCGCCCCGACCTCCGGGTCCCGGTGCGCCGGGTGCACCTGACCAATGGACAGGACGTACAGCTGTACGACACCTCGGGCCCCTACACGGACCCGGACGTCACCACGGACGTCCGCCGGGGCCTGCCGCCGCTGCGCGAGAACTGGATCATCGGCCGCGGCGACACCGAGGAGTACGCGGGCCGCCCGATGCGCCCGGAGGACGACGGCATCAAGCACACGTCGCCGCGCGGCGGTCTGAAGAACCTCGACGCGGTCTTCCCCGGCCGCCCGCGCCAGCCCCGCAGGGGGCGGTCCGGCACCGCCGTGACGCAGCTCGCCTACGCGCGGCGCGGTGAGATCACCGAGGAGATGGAGTACGTCGCCCTCCGGGAGAACGTCTCCCCGGAGACGGTCCGTGAGGAGATCGCGGCCGGCCGGGCCGTGCTTCCGGCCAATGTGAACCACCCGGAGATCGAGCCGATGATCATCGGCAAGAAGTTCCTGGTCAAGGTGAACGCCAACATCGGCAACTCGGCCGTCACCTCCTCCATCGAGGAGGAGGTCGAGAAGATGACCTGGGCCACCCGCTGGGGCGCCGACACGGTGATGGACCTCTCCACCGGCCGCAACATCCACACCACCCGCGAGTGGGTGCTGCGCAACTCCCCCGTCCCCATCGGCACCGTGCCGCTCTACCAGGCGCTGGAGAAGGTGGACGGCAAGGCCGAGGAGCTGAGCTGGGAGATCTACAAGGACACGGTCATCGAGCAGGCCGAGCAGGGCGTGGACTACATGACCGTCCACGCCGGCGTCCTGCTGCGCTACGTCCCGCTGACCGCGCGCCGGAAGACCGGCATCGTCTCCCGGGGCGGCTCGATCATGGCCGCCTGGTGCCTGGCGCACCACAAGGAATCGTTCCTGTACGAGAACTTCGAGGAGCTCTGCGAGATCCTCGCGGCCTACGACGTGACGTACTCCCTCGGCGACGGCCTCCGCCCGGGTTCGATCGCGGATGCGAACGACGAGGCGCAATTCGCCGAACTGCGCACGCTGGGCGAGCTCAACACGATCGCGAAGCGGCACAACGTCCAGACGATGATCGAGGGCCCGGGCCATGTCCCGATGCACAAGATCAAGGAGAACATCGACCTCCAGCAGGAGATCTGCGAGGAGGCGCCGTTCTACACGCTCGGCCCGCTGACGACGGACGTCGCCCCGGCGTACGACCACATCACGTCGGGCATCGGCGCGGCGATGATCGCCTGGTGGGGCACGGCGATGCTCTGCTACGTCACCCCCAAGGAGCACCTGGGGCTGCCGGACCGCGACGACGTCAAGACCGGCGTCATCACATACAAGATCGCCGCACACGCCGCCGACCTGGCCAAGGGCCACCCGGGCGCCCAGGAATGGGACGACGCGCTCTCCGACGCGCGGTTCGAGTTCCGCTGGGAGGACCAGTTCAACCTGGCCCTCGACCCGGACACCGCCCGCGCCTTCCACGACGAGACGCTGCCCGCCGAACCGGCGAAGACCGCGCACTTCTGCTCCATGTGCGGGCCCAAGTTCTGTTCGATGAAAATTAGCAGAAGCATCACAGAGCGGTTCGGCGGCGCAGACGCGGACGGGACGGCCACGCCTGAGGAGGTAGAGGCAGGGATGATGCAGAAATCGAAGGAGTTCGCGGAGGCCGGCAGCAGGGTTTACCTGCCGATCGCGGACTAA
- a CDS encoding NUDIX domain-containing protein translates to MQWKTHGERQIYTNPWVNLCLVDVEQPDGRRWEHHVVRLRHLAVAAVVNHRREVLMMWRHRFITDSWAWELPMGLIEEGETPEEAAAREVEEETGWRPGAMKQLIYAEPANGITDSQHYVFRADGATHIGPPTEKNESDRIEWVPLDQVRGMIDRREVVSSGSLVGLLYLLMEEGVR, encoded by the coding sequence ATGCAGTGGAAGACCCACGGTGAGCGACAGATCTACACCAATCCCTGGGTGAACTTGTGCCTCGTGGACGTGGAGCAGCCGGACGGCCGGCGGTGGGAGCACCACGTTGTCCGGCTGCGTCACTTGGCTGTCGCGGCGGTGGTGAATCACCGGCGGGAGGTGCTGATGATGTGGCGCCACCGCTTCATCACGGACTCGTGGGCCTGGGAGCTGCCCATGGGGCTGATCGAGGAAGGCGAGACCCCGGAGGAGGCTGCCGCCCGGGAGGTGGAGGAGGAGACCGGTTGGCGGCCGGGGGCCATGAAGCAGTTGATCTACGCGGAGCCCGCCAACGGGATCACGGACTCGCAGCACTACGTGTTCCGTGCGGACGGGGCCACGCACATCGGCCCGCCCACGGAGAAGAACGAGTCCGACCGGATCGAGTGGGTTCCGCTTGATCAGGTCCGGGGCATGATCGACCGTCGCGAGGTGGTCAGCAGCGGGTCCCTCGTTGGCCTGCTGTACCTGTTGATGGAAGAGGGAGTCCGCTGA
- a CDS encoding ATP-binding protein, whose protein sequence is MEHTTVLTNVPPVVRRWPRHPCSVRRAREELRVTLRRWRMAAVEDAAVLVLSELMTNAVVHARVSPGRQVATRFTSEGRRLHLQVEDADRRWSDLSLRDGEGGRGLLLVEALSRQWGVSERNGVGKSVWALLEVPVEGMEG, encoded by the coding sequence ATGGAGCACACGACTGTACTCACCAACGTGCCGCCGGTCGTGCGGCGTTGGCCTAGGCACCCCTGTTCCGTCAGACGGGCCCGAGAGGAACTACGCGTCACCTTGAGGCGCTGGCGCATGGCTGCCGTCGAAGACGCGGCCGTCCTTGTGTTGTCCGAGTTGATGACCAACGCGGTCGTCCACGCCCGTGTTTCGCCCGGGCGGCAGGTCGCGACGAGGTTCACCTCCGAGGGGCGCCGGCTGCACCTTCAGGTCGAGGACGCCGACCGCCGGTGGTCCGACCTGTCCCTGCGGGACGGCGAGGGCGGTCGGGGGCTCCTCCTGGTGGAGGCGCTGTCTCGGCAGTGGGGCGTGAGCGAGCGGAACGGCGTCGGCAAGTCGGTGTGGGCACTGCTCGAAGTGCCGGTCGAAGGGATGGAGGGGTGA
- a CDS encoding helix-turn-helix domain-containing protein, producing the protein MATVDTPRPAAVRAAGLVVGAYLQHLRILRGWHQEDAARVLGCSISTVSRLEGGQVFTRRHARVLIRHHYGVPKKCARAVGELVRVRDYAEQVGDMGPGWHDRLALCEQRAEAITTYTATVIPVPLRTPAYHRALAVTGASAFSAPERIPRQFLDNQVHTLFLDSAVLERPVGGGLVMAEQIDHLLRLAWEGRAAVRVVPSEAGTPVGEAHLSRLTLQGSWLYVRESIGAVYTAEVASLPSEDPFVDALARVALTADRSHQLLVRARKHMDMLGSLPPREQPA; encoded by the coding sequence ATGGCGACTGTTGATACCCCGAGACCTGCTGCGGTCCGTGCTGCGGGCCTGGTGGTGGGGGCGTATTTACAGCACTTGCGCATCCTCCGGGGGTGGCACCAAGAGGATGCCGCTCGGGTCCTGGGGTGCAGCATCAGCACCGTGAGCCGGCTGGAGGGCGGGCAGGTCTTCACGCGCCGTCACGCCAGGGTTTTGATACGCCACCATTACGGGGTTCCGAAGAAGTGCGCTCGGGCCGTCGGTGAACTCGTGCGGGTCAGGGATTATGCCGAACAGGTGGGGGACATGGGTCCGGGCTGGCATGACCGTCTGGCCCTGTGTGAGCAGCGGGCGGAGGCCATCACCACGTACACGGCCACGGTCATTCCCGTTCCGCTGCGGACCCCGGCCTACCACCGGGCATTGGCCGTCACCGGGGCGTCCGCCTTTTCCGCCCCTGAGCGGATCCCGCGCCAGTTTCTCGACAACCAGGTGCACACGCTGTTCCTGGACAGCGCCGTTCTGGAACGGCCGGTTGGTGGTGGCCTCGTCATGGCCGAGCAGATCGATCACCTACTCCGCCTTGCCTGGGAGGGCAGGGCCGCGGTCCGGGTGGTCCCCAGCGAAGCCGGCACACCCGTCGGTGAGGCGCATCTCAGCCGTCTCACTCTTCAGGGGAGCTGGCTGTATGTTCGGGAGTCGATAGGTGCGGTGTACACCGCCGAAGTTGCGTCGCTGCCTTCGGAGGACCCCTTTGTTGACGCGCTTGCGCGGGTGGCTCTGACGGCGGACCGGAGTCACCAACTACTGGTGCGGGCGCGCAAGCACATGGACATGCTCGGTTCCCTCCCTCCTCGTGAACAACCCGCCTGA
- a CDS encoding GntR family transcriptional regulator produces the protein MGDIQRPGALYQQVAAEIRNAIAAGEFPPGAPLPSETQLIERYKVSRPTVRNAVAALRSEGLIEVIHGKGSFVRATAAPTLAVNRSIHRTDNTFALGHQWETVEEPTVYRTQTTATTAPLLELPEGEALFAADRLLSDPRTGTRALHRTLIPFATAENTPLAHSPDTAPEDVYAALAEAGHQLTWSEAVSARMPQPDERTALELPNATPVVISTRITHGTDHQPLILEQLTANAAEAQYTYRLTADTAPART, from the coding sequence GTGGGAGACATCCAGCGCCCCGGCGCCCTGTATCAGCAGGTCGCCGCCGAGATCCGCAACGCCATCGCGGCCGGCGAGTTCCCCCCGGGAGCGCCGCTCCCCTCAGAGACTCAGCTCATCGAGCGCTACAAGGTCTCCCGGCCCACCGTCCGCAACGCCGTCGCCGCCCTCCGCTCGGAGGGGTTGATCGAGGTGATCCACGGCAAGGGCAGTTTCGTCCGCGCCACCGCCGCCCCGACGCTCGCCGTCAACCGCAGCATCCACCGCACGGACAACACCTTCGCCCTCGGGCACCAGTGGGAAACGGTCGAAGAACCCACGGTCTACCGCACACAGACCACGGCCACGACCGCACCCCTGCTGGAACTGCCCGAGGGCGAAGCACTGTTCGCAGCCGACCGGCTCCTGAGCGACCCGCGCACCGGCACCCGCGCCCTGCACCGCACCCTCATCCCGTTCGCCACCGCCGAGAACACCCCCCTCGCCCACTCCCCCGACACCGCCCCCGAAGACGTCTACGCCGCACTCGCCGAGGCCGGACACCAGCTCACGTGGAGCGAGGCCGTCAGCGCCCGGATGCCGCAGCCCGACGAACGCACCGCCCTCGAACTCCCCAACGCCACCCCGGTCGTGATCTCCACCCGCATCACCCACGGCACCGACCACCAGCCACTCATCCTCGAACAGCTCACCGCCAACGCCGCCGAAGCCCAGTACACCTACCGACTCACCGCCGACACCGCCCCCGCCCGAACCTGA
- a CDS encoding FtsK/SpoIIIE domain-containing protein, with product MGPILLAFFLAALAWLVVAGAALRERHPAVFWYLTGYPVTAVRVVRTWRKVAELHDLAVSRGPSRGVLGDLVVKGQALRPIPPRISFPKATRTGLSVMVRLHPGQTPAAFIAAADALAHAWKVHAVRVTSPERGLVHLLATAGDPLARPGLAHAPAAHLSALVGILESGGAWVINLRQVPHWLITGATQSGKSTLLARLVTQLAPQNVALVGIDCKGGMELGLFEPRLSALTTNRREAVAVLGALVAELQIRMRICRDAGARSIWDLPAKERPVAVVVIVDELAELYLSDGTREGKAEVEKCSTYLLRIAQLGAALGVHLVVAGQRVGSDLGPGVTALRAQLSGRACHRVNDPGTAEMTLGDLNKDAVAVAQAITAEEKGTAVCTGPDGGWDRARSHLTTPDEARRTAEKYSDLTPDLDEVHHALLLAGGGEVPQ from the coding sequence GTGGGACCGATCCTCCTCGCGTTCTTTCTCGCGGCCCTGGCCTGGCTGGTCGTCGCCGGTGCGGCGCTGCGGGAGCGGCATCCGGCGGTGTTCTGGTACCTGACCGGCTACCCGGTCACCGCCGTGCGGGTGGTGCGCACCTGGCGGAAGGTCGCCGAACTTCACGACCTGGCCGTTTCGCGCGGGCCGTCTCGGGGCGTGCTCGGGGACCTGGTGGTCAAGGGGCAGGCGTTGCGGCCGATCCCGCCGCGCATCTCCTTCCCCAAAGCGACCCGTACGGGGTTGTCGGTGATGGTGCGCCTGCACCCGGGGCAGACCCCGGCGGCGTTCATCGCCGCCGCTGACGCCCTGGCGCACGCCTGGAAGGTCCACGCGGTCCGCGTCACCTCCCCGGAGCGTGGCCTGGTGCATCTACTGGCCACCGCCGGTGATCCGCTGGCCCGTCCCGGTCTCGCGCACGCTCCGGCCGCGCACCTGTCCGCCCTGGTCGGGATTCTCGAATCGGGCGGCGCGTGGGTGATCAACCTCCGGCAAGTGCCGCACTGGCTGATCACCGGCGCCACCCAGTCCGGCAAGTCCACCCTGCTCGCCCGGCTCGTGACCCAGCTCGCGCCGCAGAACGTGGCGCTGGTCGGCATCGACTGCAAAGGAGGCATGGAACTGGGCCTGTTCGAACCCCGTCTGTCCGCCCTGACCACCAACCGGCGTGAAGCCGTCGCCGTCCTCGGCGCCCTCGTCGCCGAACTCCAGATCCGGATGCGGATCTGCCGCGATGCAGGGGCCCGCTCGATCTGGGACCTGCCGGCCAAGGAACGGCCCGTCGCGGTCGTGGTGATCGTCGATGAACTGGCCGAGCTGTACCTGTCCGACGGAACCCGGGAGGGCAAGGCGGAGGTGGAGAAGTGCTCCACCTACCTCCTGCGCATCGCTCAGCTCGGCGCGGCGCTCGGCGTGCACCTGGTCGTCGCCGGACAGCGCGTCGGCTCCGACCTCGGCCCCGGCGTCACCGCCCTGCGCGCCCAGCTCTCCGGCCGGGCCTGCCACCGGGTCAACGACCCCGGTACCGCGGAGATGACCTTGGGTGACCTGAACAAGGACGCGGTCGCGGTCGCTCAGGCGATCACGGCGGAGGAGAAGGGCACGGCTGTGTGTACCGGGCCCGACGGTGGTTGGGACCGTGCTCGATCCCATCTGACCACTCCCGACGAAGCACGGCGCACCGCCGAGAAGTACAGCGACCTGACACCCGACCTGGACGAGGTCCACCACGCACTGCTGCTGGCCGGTGGCGGGGAGGTGCCGCAGTGA
- a CDS encoding replication initiator codes for MARLRQLPLIDQEITHLANTPGFTRWLEQVTATGGCARPVHLTGHTTTVDAATGEILHHYDTRDEPGERLLVRCRNRRRTVCEPCSRLHAGDTYHLVRAGLTGGKTVPATVTTHPRLFVTLTAPGFGPVHHTTTDGTRCRPRRGARRCEHGRPLGCAHTHLPDDLAVGQPLCPDCYDYTGHVLWHAHAGELWSRFTRTLRRHLATTAGIPQTRFRAHARLSFAKVAEYQRRAAVHVHAVVRLDGPTGPDDRPPAWATTALLADAVRTAASRITVRTPYSPALGEHTLRWGTQLDVRPLDTGDLADDAVAAYIAKYVTKSTAETTTGTDHPIRTFDDIATTPATPHVRTLMHTCWRLGGLPELQPLRLRAWTHALGYRGHILTKSRAYSTTYRDLREVRAQYRGAPALSEQNRTLSRSAWRYVGAGHGPGAALIAESAAHELLLNQITAQEAFEGSGGFQ; via the coding sequence GTGGCGCGCCTGCGTCAGCTCCCCCTGATCGACCAAGAGATCACCCACCTCGCCAACACCCCCGGCTTCACCCGCTGGCTTGAGCAGGTCACCGCCACCGGCGGCTGCGCCCGCCCGGTCCACCTCACCGGCCACACCACCACCGTGGACGCGGCAACCGGCGAGATCCTCCACCACTACGACACCCGCGACGAACCCGGCGAACGCCTCCTCGTCCGCTGCCGCAACCGCCGCCGCACCGTCTGCGAACCCTGCTCCCGCCTCCACGCCGGCGACACCTACCACCTCGTCCGCGCCGGCCTCACCGGCGGCAAAACCGTCCCCGCCACGGTCACCACGCACCCGCGCCTCTTCGTCACCCTGACCGCCCCCGGCTTCGGCCCCGTCCACCACACCACCACCGACGGAACCCGATGCCGCCCCCGACGCGGCGCCCGGCGCTGTGAACACGGCCGTCCCCTCGGGTGCGCTCACACTCACCTGCCGGACGACCTGGCCGTGGGGCAGCCTCTCTGCCCGGACTGCTACGACTACACCGGCCACGTCCTGTGGCACGCACATGCTGGCGAACTCTGGTCCCGCTTCACCCGCACCCTCCGCCGCCACCTCGCCACCACCGCCGGGATCCCGCAAACCCGCTTCCGTGCTCACGCCCGGCTCTCCTTCGCCAAGGTCGCCGAGTACCAGCGACGCGCGGCCGTCCACGTCCATGCCGTGGTCCGGCTCGACGGTCCGACCGGCCCGGACGACCGGCCGCCCGCCTGGGCCACCACGGCCCTCCTCGCGGACGCCGTGCGAACCGCGGCCTCCCGCATCACCGTCCGCACCCCCTACAGCCCTGCCCTCGGCGAACACACTCTCCGCTGGGGCACCCAACTCGACGTCCGCCCCCTCGACACCGGCGACCTGGCCGACGACGCCGTTGCCGCCTACATCGCCAAGTACGTCACCAAGAGCACCGCCGAAACCACCACCGGCACCGACCACCCCATCCGAACCTTCGACGACATCGCAACCACCCCCGCAACGCCGCACGTCCGCACCCTCATGCACACCTGCTGGCGCCTCGGCGGCCTCCCCGAACTCCAGCCCCTCCGCCTCCGCGCCTGGACTCACGCCCTCGGCTACCGAGGCCACATCCTCACCAAATCCCGCGCTTACTCCACGACGTACAGGGACCTCCGTGAAGTTCGCGCACAGTACCGGGGTGCTCCAGCCCTGTCGGAGCAGAACCGCACGTTGAGTCGGTCGGCGTGGCGCTACGTCGGTGCCGGTCACGGGCCCGGCGCCGCGCTGATCGCGGAGTCTGCTGCCCATGAGCTGCTGCTGAACCAGATCACTGCACAAGAGGCGTTCGAAGGCTCCGGGGGCTTCCAGTGA
- a CDS encoding recombinase family protein, which translates to MTSREEKISKLRGTPEGLPSVEEVRAMLAADPALKCVVCYARISFDGRVKDAHGVEDQHRDMSEDARKFHWLVVYRYTDNDKSASKETVVRDDFEQLINDLTVGTTPEGYPIHGVMAANDDRLYRRPSDWERYLKAFTAHEDRVYHDSNGVQDLYAEGFEIKGLVGVAMSLSETRKKQRRTRNSHRSRALRGQPVSAWRPFGWQDDKVTLDAVESEAIRQAVKDVLAGASISEITRRWKEAGYLTSRGNLFQYQTVKQVLVNPRLCGYRELKGELVRDGDDQPIVGAWEAIITPKQWYAITAKIRERGQGKGLPRGGLVHKYLLTGIMRCGNVLEDGTICNSKMIGVKANDWLKYKHAYFCKKTVDGGCNKTYKRGDKTDEHIERLVIAKLKAEAEAAREEIPEWPRADDLERAVQSRNALEQRWQKGEIDDEAFFRNLAPLEARVKQLRAEQAHHLAMKAEAEAAREDITASWGDKTLTQQRTAIKKVLHAVIAVPGGKGNKTFDVELLKPVWRTA; encoded by the coding sequence GTGACGTCACGGGAAGAGAAGATCAGCAAGCTGCGCGGCACACCGGAGGGCTTGCCCTCGGTCGAGGAAGTGCGCGCCATGCTTGCGGCGGATCCGGCGCTCAAGTGCGTGGTCTGCTACGCCCGCATCTCGTTCGACGGCCGAGTGAAGGACGCCCATGGCGTCGAGGACCAGCATCGCGACATGTCCGAGGATGCCAGGAAGTTCCACTGGCTTGTGGTCTACCGGTACACGGACAACGACAAGAGCGCGAGCAAGGAGACCGTCGTCCGGGACGACTTCGAGCAACTGATCAACGACCTGACGGTCGGCACCACGCCCGAGGGCTACCCGATCCACGGCGTGATGGCTGCGAACGACGACCGCCTGTACCGCCGGCCCAGCGACTGGGAGCGCTACCTCAAGGCGTTCACCGCCCACGAAGACCGCGTCTACCACGACTCGAACGGAGTCCAGGACCTCTACGCCGAAGGGTTCGAGATCAAGGGCCTGGTGGGGGTTGCCATGTCTCTCAGCGAGACCCGGAAGAAGCAGCGGAGGACCCGGAACAGCCACCGCAGTCGTGCGCTGAGAGGCCAACCGGTGTCCGCGTGGCGCCCCTTCGGGTGGCAGGACGACAAGGTCACGCTTGACGCCGTGGAGTCCGAAGCCATCCGGCAGGCCGTGAAGGACGTGCTTGCCGGGGCGTCCATCTCGGAAATCACCCGCCGCTGGAAGGAAGCCGGTTACCTCACGAGCCGGGGGAACCTCTTCCAGTACCAGACCGTGAAACAGGTACTCGTCAACCCTCGGCTGTGCGGCTACCGCGAGCTCAAGGGAGAGCTCGTTCGCGACGGCGACGACCAACCCATCGTGGGAGCGTGGGAGGCGATCATTACGCCGAAGCAGTGGTACGCGATCACCGCCAAGATCCGCGAACGCGGCCAGGGGAAAGGGCTGCCGCGCGGTGGGCTTGTTCACAAGTACCTGCTCACCGGCATCATGCGCTGCGGCAACGTGCTGGAGGACGGGACGATCTGCAACAGCAAGATGATCGGCGTCAAGGCCAACGACTGGCTCAAGTACAAGCACGCGTACTTCTGCAAGAAGACGGTCGACGGCGGATGCAACAAGACGTACAAGCGGGGCGACAAGACCGACGAGCACATCGAGCGACTGGTGATCGCGAAGCTCAAGGCCGAGGCGGAGGCGGCCCGCGAGGAAATCCCCGAGTGGCCCCGAGCCGATGACCTGGAACGCGCGGTGCAGAGCCGGAACGCCCTGGAGCAGCGCTGGCAGAAAGGCGAGATCGACGACGAGGCGTTCTTCCGGAACCTCGCACCGCTCGAAGCCCGCGTCAAGCAGCTCCGAGCGGAGCAGGCTCACCACCTCGCGATGAAGGCCGAGGCCGAGGCGGCGCGCGAGGACATCACCGCCTCGTGGGGAGACAAAACGCTGACACAGCAGCGGACCGCGATCAAGAAGGTTCTTCACGCGGTGATCGCCGTGCCCGGTGGCAAGGGAAACAAGACGTTCGACGTGGAACTCCTCAAGCCGGTCTGGCGGACCGCCTGA